One window of Acidimicrobiales bacterium genomic DNA carries:
- a CDS encoding cobalamin-dependent protein (Presence of a B(12) (cobalamin)-binding domain implies dependence on cobalamin itself, in one of its several forms, or in some unusual lineages, dependence on a cobalamin-like analog.), whose amino-acid sequence MNETPLRVVLAKLGLDGHDRGLKVVARMLRDGGVEVVYLGLRQTTDTIIDAVEQEDVDVVGISMLNAGHLTLAPRMVQALADAGLDVPVVIGGIVPDEDRPAMAAAGVAGVLGPGASAEEVVACIRAAADTRS is encoded by the coding sequence ATGAACGAGACGCCGTTGCGGGTCGTTTTGGCCAAGTTGGGGTTGGATGGCCACGACCGGGGCCTCAAGGTGGTGGCCCGGATGTTGCGTGACGGCGGCGTGGAGGTCGTGTACCTCGGCCTACGCCAGACCACAGACACCATCATCGACGCGGTCGAGCAGGAGGACGTCGACGTGGTCGGCATTTCGATGCTCAACGCCGGACACCTGACGCTGGCCCCCCGCATGGTCCAGGCGCTGGCGGACGCCGGACTGGACGTGCCGGTGGTGATCGGTGGCATCGTCCCCGACGAAGACCGACCCGCCATGGCCGCCGCCGGCGTGGCCGGGGTGCTCGGTCCGGGGGCTTCGGCCGAGGAGGTCGTGGCCTGCATCCGGGCGGCCGCCGACACCCGGAGCTGA
- a CDS encoding nuclear transport factor 2 family protein yields MAEASDDRASGGQVERRAANRALLEHVISLFGTGRAGELSECYTPDWVLELPFADPPVRLEGGREIGNYLASRLGTFVFTLSLTTVHECLDPDLLVVEYESDGHVTHTGRPYRNTYIALWRFRDGKVCGVKEFPNPMVAAEALIPVVSGSPDEFDAGDGLPDDEEEE; encoded by the coding sequence GTGGCTGAGGCGTCCGACGATCGTGCATCGGGCGGCCAGGTCGAACGACGAGCGGCCAACCGGGCGTTGCTCGAGCACGTCATCTCGCTGTTCGGGACCGGCCGGGCAGGCGAACTGTCCGAGTGCTACACCCCGGACTGGGTCCTCGAGCTCCCGTTTGCCGACCCACCGGTGCGTCTCGAAGGCGGTCGTGAGATCGGTAACTACCTGGCTTCGCGCCTGGGCACCTTCGTGTTCACCCTCTCGCTGACTACCGTGCACGAGTGCCTGGATCCCGATCTGCTGGTCGTGGAATACGAGTCCGACGGCCACGTGACCCACACCGGTAGGCCCTACCGAAACACCTACATTGCCCTTTGGCGTTTCCGGGATGGGAAGGTCTGTGGCGTCAAGGAGTTCCCCAACCCGATGGTGGCCGCCGAGGCTCTCATCCCGGTGGTGTCCGGTAGCCCTGACGAATTCGATGCCGGGGACGGACTGCCCGACGACGAGGAGGAGGAGTAG
- a CDS encoding acetoacetate decarboxylase family protein translates to MSDTTSTTPTARPADIAAHPKLNIVYRTDPDRIAPLLPPGIEPTGSPNVYVGIYCVPIRNEPEYGVSTKVDAVWNGIEGQYSFGIGIDQEAAIFVSSETNGQPKFPCTTRYFRLGDRIEATCTHQGYTFLEFRGTVTGEADTDGSDVVHDEWWTKYSRAIGGAEGQWDFPPHVVHVHQVSEPVHVETLDGELVLRDSPWDPYTELLPMEDLVDARLVTSRHKERSITNGGPLDPVTFWPYADTIGGSRWPGERGGPKLAW, encoded by the coding sequence ATGTCTGACACCACCTCAACCACACCCACGGCCCGGCCAGCAGATATCGCCGCCCACCCGAAGCTAAACATCGTCTACCGGACCGATCCTGACCGGATCGCACCACTGCTGCCACCGGGGATTGAACCCACCGGCAGCCCGAACGTGTACGTCGGGATCTACTGCGTACCCATCCGCAACGAACCCGAGTACGGCGTGTCCACCAAGGTCGACGCCGTGTGGAACGGAATCGAAGGCCAGTACTCGTTCGGGATCGGTATCGACCAGGAAGCGGCGATCTTCGTCAGCTCCGAGACCAACGGCCAGCCCAAGTTCCCGTGCACTACCCGCTACTTCCGCCTCGGTGACCGCATCGAGGCCACCTGTACCCATCAGGGGTACACGTTCCTGGAGTTCCGGGGCACGGTCACCGGCGAAGCGGACACCGACGGGTCCGATGTCGTGCACGACGAGTGGTGGACGAAGTACTCCCGGGCCATCGGGGGCGCCGAGGGCCAGTGGGATTTCCCCCCGCATGTGGTGCACGTCCACCAGGTCAGCGAACCGGTCCACGTCGAGACCCTCGACGGCGAGCTGGTGCTGCGGGACAGCCCGTGGGATCCATACACCGAACTCCTGCCCATGGAAGACCTGGTTGATGCCCGACTGGTGACGTCCCGACACAAGGAACGCTCGATCACCAACGGCGGGCCCCTAGATCCAGTGACCTTCTGGCCGTACGCCGACACCATTGGCGGCTCGCGTTGGCCCGGCGAACGTGGCGGCCCGAAGTTGGCCTGGTAG
- a CDS encoding methylmalonyl-CoA mutase family protein, translating into MTDKNTGRARGRTSEASSPDDRYRTLSGIPVDRVYGDGPLPGEFPYTRGVHADMYRSRLWTMRMFAGFGTATDTNARFRELLAAGGTGLSTAFDMPTLMGRDSDHDWALGEVGRAGVAVDTVEDMVDLYAGIDLGTVSTSMTINGPAPILLAMYVVVAEEGGVTRGHLSGTLQNDILKEYQAQKEYIFPPRPSVRLVTDVMAFTAAEMPRWNPVSISGYHIREAGSTAAQELAFTLANGFAYVEAAVAAGMDVDDFAPRLSFFFNSHNDFFEEVGKFRAARRLWARWMRDRYGANDERSLKLRFHTQTAGVSLTAHQPEVNIARVAIQALAGVLGGTQSLHTDSYDEALALPSEEAVRVALRTQQVIAHETGVVNTADPLGGSAYVEWMTDEMERRAEEVFAHLEGLGDGSLLEGVYAGIDSGWFVGEIADAAYRYEREVNAGERIVVGVNAFTEGDDPERRRLLRISQDTEDLQCKRLATVRQERDDAVVASTLAQVAANAAQPTVNLMPALVDAVRARATVGEVVDTLEAEFGTYVERAVV; encoded by the coding sequence ATGACTGATAAGAACACCGGTAGGGCCAGAGGTCGCACCTCGGAAGCATCGTCACCGGATGACCGGTATCGCACCCTGTCGGGGATTCCCGTCGACCGGGTGTACGGCGACGGACCGTTACCCGGCGAGTTTCCGTACACCCGGGGGGTGCACGCCGACATGTACCGGTCCCGCCTGTGGACCATGCGGATGTTCGCTGGCTTCGGCACGGCTACCGACACCAACGCCCGCTTTCGCGAACTACTGGCCGCCGGGGGCACCGGCCTGTCCACGGCGTTCGACATGCCCACGCTCATGGGCCGCGACTCGGACCACGACTGGGCACTTGGCGAGGTTGGCCGTGCCGGGGTGGCCGTCGACACCGTCGAGGACATGGTCGACCTGTACGCCGGCATCGACCTGGGAACTGTGTCCACGTCGATGACCATCAACGGGCCGGCGCCCATCCTCCTTGCCATGTACGTCGTCGTCGCCGAGGAGGGTGGTGTCACCCGGGGTCACCTGAGCGGCACGCTCCAGAACGACATCCTCAAGGAGTACCAGGCCCAGAAGGAGTACATCTTCCCGCCACGCCCGTCGGTTCGACTGGTCACCGATGTCATGGCATTCACTGCCGCCGAAATGCCCCGTTGGAACCCGGTGTCAATCTCCGGCTATCACATCCGTGAGGCCGGTTCGACGGCCGCCCAGGAGTTGGCCTTCACGTTGGCCAACGGGTTCGCCTATGTGGAGGCGGCAGTGGCCGCCGGCATGGACGTCGACGATTTCGCCCCGCGGCTGAGCTTCTTCTTCAACAGCCACAACGACTTCTTCGAGGAGGTGGGTAAGTTCCGGGCGGCTCGGCGCCTCTGGGCCCGCTGGATGCGTGATCGTTACGGCGCAAATGACGAACGAAGCCTGAAGCTACGGTTCCACACGCAGACCGCCGGCGTGTCGCTTACTGCTCATCAGCCCGAGGTGAACATCGCCCGGGTGGCCATCCAGGCTTTAGCCGGCGTCCTGGGCGGCACCCAGAGCCTCCATACCGATTCCTACGATGAGGCCCTGGCGCTTCCGAGTGAGGAAGCGGTTCGTGTCGCCCTCCGTACCCAGCAGGTCATCGCCCATGAAACCGGTGTGGTCAACACGGCCGACCCGTTGGGCGGTTCGGCTTACGTGGAGTGGATGACCGACGAGATGGAACGCCGGGCCGAGGAGGTCTTCGCCCACCTCGAAGGTCTAGGGGATGGCTCGCTGCTCGAGGGTGTGTACGCCGGGATCGACAGCGGCTGGTTTGTCGGCGAGATCGCCGATGCCGCCTACCGCTACGAGCGTGAGGTGAACGCCGGAGAGCGGATCGTGGTGGGCGTCAACGCGTTCACCGAGGGCGATGATCCGGAGCGCCGCCGCTTGCTGCGCATCAGTCAGGACACAGAGGACCTCCAATGCAAACGCCTGGCTACCGTCAGACAGGAGCGCGATGACGCAGTGGTGGCCTCGACGCTGGCCCAGGTGGCCGCCAACGCCGCCCAGCCCACCGTCAACCTCATGCCTGCTCTGGTCGATGCCGTCCGGGCCCGGGCCACCGTCGGCGAGGTCGTCGACACGCTCGAGGCCGAGTTCGGGACATACGTAGAACGGGCGGTGGTGTGA
- a CDS encoding MarR family transcriptional regulator, whose translation MPPPDAPLPFDPISEARRNWEARGWGAVDAMAAATSITRAHQILLKRIDTTLESFDLMFSRFEALALLSFTRTGTMPMGRMGERLQVHPTSVTNTVDRLEAQGLVARIPHPTDRRTTLVEITPAGRTRVERAAAALGDVGFGLDGMKTSDLTAVTNSLHSLRAAAGDF comes from the coding sequence ATGCCTCCCCCGGACGCCCCCCTCCCCTTCGACCCGATCTCCGAGGCCCGTCGCAACTGGGAGGCCAGAGGTTGGGGAGCCGTGGACGCCATGGCAGCCGCCACGTCGATCACCCGGGCCCACCAGATCCTTCTCAAGCGGATCGACACGACCCTCGAGTCGTTCGACCTGATGTTCAGCCGCTTCGAGGCTCTGGCCCTGCTGTCGTTCACCCGGACCGGCACCATGCCCATGGGTCGCATGGGCGAACGGCTCCAGGTGCATCCCACCAGCGTCACCAACACCGTCGACCGGTTGGAGGCCCAAGGGCTGGTGGCCAGAATTCCCCACCCGACTGACCGGCGGACCACGCTGGTCGAGATCACTCCTGCGGGACGCACACGTGTCGAGAGGGCTGCCGCCGCGCTGGGCGACGTGGGGTTCGGTCTGGACGGCATGAAGACATCGGATCTGACCGCGGTCACCAACAGCCTCCACTCGCTGCGCGCCGCCGCCGGGGACTTCTGA
- a CDS encoding class II aldolase/adducin family protein, producing the protein MTTIDESDVYYAEGEPSGLEELDEAQIRVDLAAAFRLAARFDLHESVANHFSAAVSPDGKRFLCNPKWRHFSLVRASELILLDADDPSTMERPDAPDPSAWCIHGAIHQRIPTARAVLHCHPPYAAALIGLTDPTIPPVHPAPARFWGRIVYDSEMGGPPDDPVEGARVAEAIDGHSVMMMGNHGVTVVGESVAHAFEELYFLERACRTTVLALSTGRPLSPMGDDLADSVARMWTRFTDQGVAHFAEQKTLLDRDDPSYRD; encoded by the coding sequence ATGACCACCATTGACGAATCTGACGTCTACTACGCGGAGGGTGAACCGTCAGGCTTGGAGGAACTCGACGAGGCTCAGATTCGCGTCGACCTGGCAGCTGCCTTTCGTTTGGCTGCCCGATTCGACCTTCACGAGTCGGTGGCCAACCACTTCAGCGCTGCGGTCTCGCCCGACGGGAAGCGGTTCCTCTGCAATCCGAAGTGGCGGCACTTCTCTCTGGTTCGGGCCAGCGAACTGATCCTGTTGGACGCCGACGACCCGTCGACCATGGAGCGACCCGATGCGCCGGATCCTTCGGCCTGGTGCATCCACGGGGCCATCCATCAGCGCATCCCCACGGCCCGGGCCGTTCTGCACTGCCACCCGCCGTACGCCGCAGCTCTGATCGGTCTGACCGATCCGACCATTCCCCCGGTGCACCCGGCTCCGGCCCGGTTTTGGGGCCGGATCGTCTACGACTCGGAGATGGGCGGGCCGCCCGACGACCCGGTCGAGGGTGCCCGGGTGGCCGAGGCCATCGATGGACACTCGGTGATGATGATGGGCAACCACGGGGTGACCGTGGTCGGTGAGTCGGTGGCCCACGCGTTCGAGGAGCTCTACTTCTTGGAGCGAGCCTGTCGGACCACGGTGCTGGCCTTGAGCACCGGTCGACCGCTCAGCCCCATGGGCGACGATCTGGCCGACTCGGTGGCCCGCATGTGGACCCGGTTCACCGACCAGGGTGTGGCCCACTTCGCCGAGCAGAAGACCCTGCTCGACCGCGACGACCCGTCGTACCGGGACTAA
- a CDS encoding Rieske 2Fe-2S domain-containing protein, with amino-acid sequence MVGPPLHRPPFPVGWFAVAGVDDLPVGVLVPLAVFGQDLAVGRTPDGRALVTHSVCPHLGADLAVGGRIDDDEVVCPLHEWCFSHSGACTSAADGPIPKTARLRVWPTEVVGGTVWAFNGREGEPPTSPPPVLDAVADTGVETRYRTTAEAGYRPEVRPGHPEDVLAGILAYAGAIDGAPSVDDPGMWVGIGPDGLRARVCGPGALVVRLPDGADEVVHVTPVDGFSVMVRTVTGTQVPDVGPTGADLSAFRAWYRRFDHSMTPTPVPARSGRAARRRASAAGAGETPAG; translated from the coding sequence GTGGTCGGACCGCCGCTGCATCGGCCGCCGTTTCCTGTGGGCTGGTTCGCCGTGGCTGGCGTCGACGATCTTCCCGTGGGTGTCCTTGTTCCGTTGGCCGTGTTCGGTCAGGACCTGGCTGTCGGACGGACTCCGGACGGTCGGGCACTGGTCACCCACTCGGTCTGCCCGCATCTGGGCGCCGACTTGGCCGTCGGCGGACGGATCGACGATGACGAGGTGGTGTGCCCGCTGCACGAGTGGTGTTTCAGCCACAGTGGGGCGTGCACGTCGGCCGCCGATGGCCCCATCCCGAAAACGGCCCGGTTGAGGGTGTGGCCCACCGAGGTGGTCGGCGGCACCGTGTGGGCGTTCAACGGTCGTGAGGGTGAGCCGCCGACCTCGCCACCGCCTGTTCTCGACGCCGTCGCAGACACCGGCGTTGAAACCCGATATCGAACCACCGCTGAGGCCGGCTATAGACCGGAGGTCCGTCCGGGGCATCCTGAGGACGTGCTGGCCGGAATCTTGGCCTATGCCGGGGCGATCGACGGAGCACCTTCCGTTGATGACCCCGGTATGTGGGTGGGAATCGGGCCGGACGGGCTACGGGCCCGGGTGTGCGGCCCGGGTGCGCTGGTCGTCCGGCTGCCTGATGGTGCGGACGAAGTGGTGCACGTGACCCCAGTGGACGGGTTCTCCGTGATGGTCCGGACGGTCACTGGCACCCAGGTCCCGGACGTGGGTCCGACTGGAGCCGACCTCTCAGCCTTTCGAGCTTGGTACCGACGGTTCGATCATTCGATGACACCTACCCCGGTACCGGCCCGTTCCGGTCGCGCCGCTCGCAGGCGGGCGAGCGCTGCTGGCGCCGGGGAGACCCCGGCTGGCTGA
- a CDS encoding ABC transporter permease, producing MTESKVLASPEVVVATASGAGPKHRSLRGDVWRQFRRHKGALVGLCAFLFVTVASFVGPYLMPYDAVEIDIKMRNLSPTWSHPLGTDNLGRDMVARSMVGGRISLLVAITAMALSVFLGTTIGVLAGFFKRLDGVLMRLTDLFLALPVLPLLLVIIMLFRDSLRATFGPEQGIFMLIVFIIGITSWMQTARVVRGAVLTIKEQEFVAAAHSIGTRRRNVIFRHILPNCLSPVMVAAALGMAVAIITESALSFLGLGFPSDFPTWGRLLYDGKDFINLTPMRVVGPGVLISLTVISVNFIGDGLRDALDPKLRSR from the coding sequence ATGACTGAGTCCAAGGTCCTCGCGAGCCCGGAGGTGGTCGTCGCTACCGCGTCGGGAGCGGGCCCCAAGCACCGGTCGCTCCGCGGCGACGTCTGGCGCCAGTTTCGCCGTCACAAGGGCGCTCTCGTAGGCCTGTGTGCCTTCCTGTTCGTGACGGTGGCCAGCTTCGTCGGGCCGTACCTGATGCCCTACGACGCGGTCGAGATCGACATCAAGATGCGAAACTTGAGCCCGACGTGGAGCCATCCGTTGGGCACCGACAATCTGGGCCGTGACATGGTGGCCCGCTCCATGGTTGGGGGCCGTATTTCACTGCTGGTGGCCATCACGGCCATGGCGTTGTCGGTCTTCCTGGGCACCACGATCGGTGTTCTGGCCGGGTTCTTCAAGCGGCTCGACGGGGTGCTCATGCGCCTCACCGATCTGTTCCTGGCCCTGCCGGTGCTGCCCCTTTTGCTGGTCATCATCATGTTGTTCCGTGACAGTCTGCGGGCCACCTTCGGTCCGGAACAGGGCATCTTCATGCTCATCGTGTTCATCATCGGCATCACCAGCTGGATGCAGACCGCCCGGGTGGTACGGGGCGCGGTGCTGACCATCAAGGAGCAGGAGTTTGTGGCCGCCGCCCACAGCATCGGGACCCGGCGCCGCAACGTGATCTTCCGCCATATTCTCCCCAACTGCCTCAGCCCGGTCATGGTCGCCGCGGCGCTCGGCATGGCGGTCGCCATCATCACCGAGTCGGCGCTGTCGTTTCTGGGTCTCGGGTTCCCGTCGGACTTCCCGACGTGGGGTCGGCTGCTGTACGACGGTAAGGACTTCATCAACCTGACCCCGATGCGGGTCGTCGGACCGGGGGTGCTCATCTCACTCACCGTGATCAGCGTCAACTTCATCGGCGACGGCCTGCGGGACGCACTGGATCCCAAGCTCCGTAGCCGTTGA
- a CDS encoding ABC transporter permease, with the protein MLWFIGRRAAIAVPTLVAISFIIFAILDLAPGDPTSHLPLTIPREVREQIRESMGVNDPFLVKWLLWVKQVMIHEPISLIEQLFNVQIGSGERTRVISWQSRGPVVETIAERLPQTTWVMGLAFVFXILIAVPVGVISAYRQYSVFDQIGTFISMVGYSVPTFFTGLLAIVIFSVKLGWFPSYYDTTLEVTDWSSFVAQIKQIVLPVGVLSMFNAAALSRFTRSSMLDNLSEDYVRTARSKGLKEKRVLVRHVLRNSLIPVVTLIALQVPGIFAGALITEQIFRINGIGHLLISSIHGGDIPMVQTLSFLIAALTVLFNLVADVVYGMLDPRIRYD; encoded by the coding sequence ATGCTCTGGTTTATCGGTCGCCGAGCGGCGATTGCCGTGCCGACGCTGGTTGCCATCAGCTTCATCATTTTCGCCATCCTTGATCTGGCGCCCGGCGATCCAACTTCCCACCTGCCGCTAACCATCCCCCGAGAGGTTCGGGAACAGATCCGCGAGTCCATGGGGGTCAACGACCCGTTCCTGGTCAAGTGGCTCCTGTGGGTCAAGCAGGTCATGATCCACGAGCCAATCAGCCTGATCGAACAGCTGTTCAACGTCCAGATCGGCAGCGGCGAGCGGACCCGGGTCATCTCCTGGCAGTCACGAGGTCCGGTGGTCGAGACCATTGCGGAGCGTCTTCCCCAGACCACATGGGTGATGGGCCTGGCCTTCGTGTTCNGGATCCTCATCGCCGTCCCGGTCGGTGTGATCTCCGCCTACCGGCAGTACTCGGTGTTCGACCAGATCGGCACCTTCATCTCCATGGTGGGCTACTCGGTGCCGACCTTCTTCACCGGCCTGTTGGCCATTGTCATCTTCAGCGTGAAGCTGGGCTGGTTCCCGTCGTACTACGACACGACGCTCGAGGTCACCGACTGGAGTTCGTTTGTGGCCCAGATCAAACAGATCGTGCTCCCAGTGGGCGTGCTCTCAATGTTCAACGCCGCGGCCCTAAGCCGATTCACCCGGTCGTCGATGCTGGACAACCTCTCGGAGGACTACGTCCGGACAGCTCGATCCAAGGGCCTCAAGGAGAAGCGGGTCTTGGTGCGCCACGTGTTGCGCAACAGCCTCATCCCGGTTGTCACCCTGATCGCCCTGCAGGTGCCGGGGATCTTCGCCGGCGCCCTCATCACCGAACAGATCTTCCGGATCAACGGCATTGGCCACCTGCTGATCAGCTCGATCCACGGTGGTGACATTCCGATGGTCCAGACGCTGTCCTTCCTGATCGCCGCACTCACGGTGCTGTTCAACCTCGTCGCCGATGTGGTCTACGGGATGCTCGACCCGAGGATCCGTTATGACTGA